A region of Plasmodium falciparum 3D7 genome assembly, chromosome: 12 DNA encodes the following proteins:
- a CDS encoding heterochromatin protein 1, with amino-acid sequence MTGSDEEFEIGDILEIKKKKNGFIYLVKWKGYSDDENTWEPESNLIHLTTFKKKMESLKTNFLSKANETNGDGKILKNHILAPTQEDDSIKSKGRSSLAPRRKMSRKSLTNKLENKKNLSLSDNSLKKSDEEDNESVKHENHVNDGNLLNVEDVYSVRIKNKKLEFLASLKNESPQWVEETNIRRTGHLNIKVNDFKRYVRRKKSSRGNRIVIKNLHNVGDELYISVIHNINNKEIHSLYPSKVIEYIYPQELLNFLLSRLRYRTA; translated from the coding sequence atgacAGGGTCAGATGAAGAATTTGAAATTGGTGATATacttgaaataaaaaaaaagaagaatggttttatttatttagtaAAATGGAAAGGATATTCAGATGATGAGAATACTTGGGAACCCGAAAGTAATTTAATACATTTGACAACATTTAAGAAAAAGATGGAAAGCTTAAAAACGAATTTTTTATCGAAAGCTAATGAGACAAATGGTGATGGgaaaattttgaaaaatcATATATTAGCACCAACACAAGAAGACGATAGTATTAAATCAAAAGGTAGAAGTTCCTTAGCACCCCGACGAAAAATGAGTAGAAAAAGTTTAACGAACAAactagaaaataaaaagaacttATCTTTATCAGAcaattctttaaaaaaaagtgatgaagaagataatGAATCTGTAAAACATGAGAATCACGTTAATGATggaaatttattaaatgttgAAGATGTATATAGCGTTCgtattaaaaataagaaattggAGTTTTTGGCTAGCTTGAAAAATGAATCTCCACAATGGGTAGAAGAAACAAATATTAGAAGAACTGgacatttaaatattaaagtcaatgattttaaaagatatgtaagaagaaaaaaaagttcTAGGGGTAATAGAATAGTTATCAAAAATCTACACAACGTTGGagatgaattatatatttcggttattcataatataaataataaagaaattcaTAGTTTATATCCTTCCAAAGttattgaatatatttatccaCAGGAActcttaaattttttattatcaagaCTAAGATACCGTACAgcttaa
- a CDS encoding debranching enzyme-associated ribonuclease, putative: MSDVDEFYEYAKNNFLNFLNKNDKNENKKKREESKIKGLSDNNMSDIKNLRKEEMNDKESYDKKYTNYLLKKKHRKEEKKNEKKKKKKNSSSDSSSSYTKQDEDKDKKKRKYEKIEKRKHEKSKKSKYDKDYKKYKINSDGKYVSYDKEEQKKKKHSSKENEKDEIREKKKKRKEKNDFYNDSDNSYDYNNNNNNDDVNNDVHNNVNNYHNISDSNTIYTKSYSSSSANYNYDEKQKKDIQSLCNIQEYRNNKEECDTHCTSNLKKKLEKIINERKNQMILKNSLNKNLVDCKYCIDSNSFEKLNKLNIISISNKSYICYYNYKNIFLKDQLFISPIEHTTSFTNTTFDVIQDMRNHMKSLIAMLEVNNQTCIFIEFNNCFNPSIELISMRKTKHTYINCYVIPMDLLEEAKIYFKKNMEEINSLYRENKQLIISDSKYAPYNVIPKNIPYVSVNFSLVDTYIQVIENNYDYINMCRCIFADLFKKDRLYKYFKNFQQYVNSVEEFKKGYEKYDWTNYM, from the coding sequence atgagtgATGTTGATGAATTTTATGAATATGCAAAAAACAACTTTTTaaactttttaaataaaaatgataagaatgaaaataagaagaaaagaGAAGAAAGCAAAATTAAAGGGTTGAGTGATAACAATATGtctgatataaaaaatttaagaaaGGAAGAGATGAATGATAAAGAAAGTTACgacaaaaaatatacaaattatttaCTTAAGAAAAAACatagaaaagaagaaaaaaaaaacgaaaaaaaaaaaaaaaaaaaaaattcctcTTCAGATAGCTCCTCGTCTTATACGAAGCAGGATGaagataaagataaaaagaaaagaaaatatgaaaaaattgaaaagaGGAAACATGAGAAATCTAAAAAATCCAAGTATGATAAAGATTACAAAaagtataaaattaatagtgATGGTAAATATGTTTCATATGATaaagaagaacaaaaaaaaaagaaacattcAAGTaaggaaaatgaaaaagatgagataagagaaaaaaaaaagaaaagaaaagaaaaaaatgatttttataatgaCAGTGATAAttcatatgattataataataataataataatgatgatgttaataatgatgttcataataatgttaataattatcataatataagTGATTcaaatacaatatatacaaaaagttATAGTTCATCTTCAGCAAATTATAACTAtgatgaaaaacaaaaaaaggatatacaatcattatgtaatattcaagaatatagaaataataaagaagaatgTGATACTCATTGTACATccaatttaaaaaagaaattagaaaaaataattaatgagagaaaaaatcaaatgatattaaaaaattcattaaataaaaacttAGTTGATTGTAAATATTGTATTGATTCCAATTcatttgaaaaattaaataaattaaatataattagtattagtaataaatcatatatatgttattataattataagaatatatttttaaaggaTCAACTTTTTATTTCACCAATTGAACATACTACTAGTTTTACTAATACTACTTTTGATGTTATTCAAGATATGAGAAATCATATGAAATCATTAATTGCTATGTTAGAAGTAAATAATCAAAcatgtatttttattgaaTTTAATAACTGCTTTAACCCAAGTATAGAACTCATATCTATGAGAAAAACtaaacacacatatataaattgttaTGTTATACCAATGGACTTATTAGAGGAAGCAAAaatttatttcaaaaaaaatatggaagaaattaattcattatataGAGAAAACAAACAATTAATAATTAGTGATAGTAAATATGCACCTTATAATGTCATACCAAAAAATATTCCTTACGTATCTGTCAACTTCTCACTTGTTGATACCTATATACAAGttattgaaaataattatgattatattaatatgtgtaGATGTATTTTTGCTGACTTGTTTAAGAAAGATAgactttataaatattttaaaaatttccaACAATATGTTAATTCGGTGGAAGAGTTTAAAAAGGggtatgaaaaatatgactGGACAAATTATATGTAA